One part of the Lotus japonicus ecotype B-129 chromosome 2, LjGifu_v1.2 genome encodes these proteins:
- the LOC130735416 gene encoding DUF21 domain-containing protein At5g52790-like: MEEYEFPCCEGNFWLFLITCLVIVSLAGIASGLALGLLSFSQVDLEVIIKSGSSKDRKHAERIQPFVKNGHFVLCTLLLGKSLAMEALPIFMDAIIPAWFTILMSAPLVTVFAEILPQAICSRYGLSLGAKLAFFTQFLMLIFFPITYPASKMLDWALGKEQSVLLRRSELKTFVDLHANEAGKGGELSHHETSIIRGAIDLTQKAAKDAMTPIFETFSLDINSKLDMHTMTQIMSKGHSRIPIHSGNPRNIVGLILVKNLIFCRPEDETPIKNLIIRRIPRVYESWPLYEILSQFKQGYSHMAVVLKGNKDIPKSASDSVDTPPILYNTHKISNQAQITGESDSSFILEMSPRGSIYESTLSSSDVEFHSLTLKNLMIPDDELQESKQWEQEGRYASQEQMESLAAIVDEEVIGIITMEDVMEELLQGDILDETDEFVQVHTNIRINLRNSQRSQSRSSRRGSWSSHHLN, encoded by the exons ATGGAAGAATATGAATTCCCATGTTGTGAGGGAAATTTCTGGTTGTTCCTGATTACATGTCTGGTGATTGTGTCACTAGCAGGCATTGCATCAGGCCTAGCTCTAGGACTATTGTCATTCAGCCAAGTTGATCTTGAGGTCATCATTAAATCTGGCTCTTCAAAAGACAGAAAACATGCAG AAAGGATTCAACCATTTGTAAAGAATGGACATTTCGTCCTGTGTACCCTTCTTCTTGGAAAATCACTGGCTATGGAG GCATTGCCAATTTTTATGGACGCAATAATCCCAGCTTGGTTTACAATTCTCATGTCAGCACCCTTGGTGACTGTATTTGCAGAG ATTTTACCTCAAGCTATATGCTCTCGGTATGGACTTTCTTTGGGAGCGAAATTGGCTTTCTTTACTCAATTCCTTATGCTGATCTTCTTCCCTATAACCTACCCAGCTAGCAAG ATGCTGGATTGGGCTCTAGGGAAAGAGCAGTCAGTTCTTTTGAGAAGATCAGAGTTGAAGACATTTGTGGACTTACATGCGAATGAG GCAGGGAAAGGGGGAGAATTGTCACATCATGAAACTTCTATAATCAGAGGTGCTATAGATTTGACTCAGAAGGCAGCTAAAGATGCAATGACACCCATATTTGAAACTTTTTCTCTGGATATAAATTCCAAACTAGACAT GCATACAATGACTCAAATTATGAGTAAAGGTCACAGTCGAATACCTATACACTCTGGAAACCCAAGAAATATTGTTGGTCTCATCTTG GTTAAAAATCTAATCTTCTGCCGCCCAGAAGATGAGACCCCAATCAAGAATTTGATCATCAGGAGAATTCCTAG GGTGTATGAAAGTTGGCCACTATATGAGATATTGAGTCAATTCAAGCAGGGTTATAGCCATATGGCTGTTGTCCTGAAGGGCAACAAGGACATACCCAAAAGTGCATCTGATTCAGTCGATACACCTCCCATTTTATACAATACTCATAAAATATCAAACCAAGCTCAAATTACTGGAG AGTCTGATTCTTCCTTTATTCTTGAAATGAGTCCGAGAGGTTCTATTTATGAATCAACTTTGTCTTCCAGTGACGTTGAATTTCATAGTCTAACATTAAAAAATCTCATGATACCTGATGATGAACTTCAAGAATCCAAACAGTGGGAACAAGAAGGTAGATATGCCTCACAGGAACAAATGGAGTCTCTTGCTGCTATTGTGGATGAAGAGGTGATTGGCATAATTACAATGGAGGATGTTATGGAGGAACTATTACAG gGGGACATACTGGATGAAACTGATGAATTTGTTCAGGTGCATACGAA CATTAGAATTAACCTGAGGAATTCACAAAGATCACAATCAAGATCATCAAGGAGAGGTTCTTGGTCCAGTCATCATTTGAATTGA